A window of the Eulemur rufifrons isolate Redbay chromosome 6, OSU_ERuf_1, whole genome shotgun sequence genome harbors these coding sequences:
- the LOC138384211 gene encoding olfactory receptor 10A3-like, with translation MRRQNQSSVVEFILLGFSNFPELQGQLFGVFLVIYLVTLMGNAIIIVVISLDKSLHVPMYLFLLNLSVVDLSFSAVIMPEMLVVLSTEQTRISFVSCFAQMYFILLFGGTECFLLGAMAYDRFAAICHPLNYPMTMNKIVFMKLVMFSWVSGIMVATVQTTWVFSFPFCGPNEINHLFCETPPVLNLACADTFLFEIYAFTGTILIVMVPFLLILLSYIQILFVILKMPSTTGRQKAFSTCASHLTSVTLFYGTANMTYLQPKSGYSPETKKLMSLAYTLLTPLLNPLIYSLRNSEMKRALMKLWQRKVFLHTV, from the coding sequence ATGAGAAGGCAAAATCAAAGCTCTGTGGTTGAATTCATCCTGTTGGGTTTTTCTAACTTTCCTGAACTCCAGGGGCAgctctttggggttttcttggtGATTTACCTGGTGACCCTGATGGGAAATGCCATCATTATAGTCGTCATCTCCCTGGACAAGAGCCTCCATGTTCCCATGTACCTGTTCCTCCTGAACTTGTCTGTGGTGGACTTGAGTTTCAGTGCAGTCATCATGCCTGAAATGCTGGTGGTGCTCTCCACTGAGCAAACCAGGATTTCCTTTGTGAGCTGTTTTGCACAGatgtatttcattcttctttttggtGGGACTGAATGTTTTCTCCTGGGGGCAATGGCTTATGACCGATTTGCTGCAATTTGCCATCCTCTGAACTACCCAATGACTATGAACAAAATAGTTTTTATGAAATTAGTAATGTTCTCATGGGTCTCAGGGATCATGGTGGCTACTGTGCAGACCACATGGGTATTTAGTTTTCCCTTTTGTGGCCCCAATGAAATTAATCATCTCTTTTGTGAGACTCCCCCAGTGCTAAACCTTGCATGTGCAGACACCTTCTTGTTTGAAATCTATGCCTTCACAGGTACCATTTTGATTGTTATGGTACCTTTCCTGTTGATACTCTTATCTTACATTCAAATTCTTTTTGTCATCCTCAAGATGCCATCAACCACTGGGAGGCAAAAGGCCTTTTCCACGTGTGCCTCTCATCTCACATCTGTGACCCTCTTCTATGGCACAGCCAACATGACTTATTTGCAGCCCAAATCTGGCTATTCACCGGAAACCAAGAAACTGATGTCATTAGCTTACACTTTGCTTACTCCTCTGTTGAATCCACTTATCTATAGCTTGAGAAATAGTGAGATGAAAAGGGCTTTGATGAAATTATGGCAAAGAAAAGTGTTTTTACACACAGTGTGA
- the LOC138384210 gene encoding olfactory receptor 10A6 translates to MKRQNQSSVVEFILLGFSNFPELQQQLFGIFLVIYLVTLVGNAIIIVIIFLDQRLHVPMYLFLLNLSVVDLSFSAVIMPEMLVVLSTEQTRISFVSCFAQMYFILLFGGTECFLLGAMAYDRFAAICHPLNYPMTMNKKVFMKLVIFSWVLGFVLGTVQTSWVSSFPFCGPNEINHISCETPAVLELACADIFLFEIYAFTGTVLIILVPFLLILLSYIRILFAILKMPSTTGRQKAFSTCASHLTSVTLFYGTASMTYLQPKSGYSPETKKLMSLSYSLLTPLLNPLIYSLRNSEMKRALMKLWRRKLVLHAV, encoded by the coding sequence atgaaaaggcaaaatcaAAGCTCTGTGGTTGAATTCATCCTCTTGGGTTTTTCTAACTTTCCTGAACTCCAGCAGCAGCTATTTGGGATTTTCTTGGTGATTTACCTGGTGACCCTGGTGGGAAATGCCATCATTATAGTCATCATCTTTCTGGACCAGAGACTCCATGTTCCCATGTACCTGTTCCTCCTGAACTTGTCTGTGGTGGACTTGAGTTTCAGTGCAGTCATCATGCCTGAAATGCTGGTGGTGCTCTCCACTGAGCAAACCAGGATTTCTTTTGTGAGCTGTTTTGCACAgatgtattttattcttctttttggtGGGACTGAATGTTTTCTCCTGGGGGCAATGGCTTATGACCGATTTGCTGCAATTTGCCATCCTCTGAACTACCCAATGACTATGaacaaaaaagtttttatgaAATTAGTTATATTTTCATGGGTCTTAGGTTTTGTGTTAGGTACTGTGCAAACATCATGGGTCTCTAGTTTTCCCTTTTGTGGCCCCAATGAAATTAATCATATATCCTGTGAAACCCCAGCAGTGCTAGAGCTTGCATGTGCAGACATCTTCTTGTTTGAAATCTATGCCTTCACGGGCACCGTTTTGATTATTTTGGTTCCTTTCTTGTTGATCCTCTTGTCTTACATTCGGATTCTTTTTGCCATCCTGAAGATGCCATCAACTACTGGGAGGCAAAAGGCCTTTTCCACCTGTGCCTCTCATCTCACATCTGTGACCCTCTTCTATGGCACAGCCAGTATGACTTATTTGCAGCCCAAATCTGGCTACTCACCGGAAACCAAGAAACTGATGTCCCTGTCTTATTCACTGCTTACACCTCTGCTGAATCCACTTATCTATAGCTTGAGAAATAGTGAGATGAAAAGGGCTTTGATGAAATTATGGAGAAGAAAACTGGTTTTACATGCAGTGTGA